A single window of Rhodamnia argentea isolate NSW1041297 chromosome 5, ASM2092103v1, whole genome shotgun sequence DNA harbors:
- the LOC115730298 gene encoding heat shock 70 kDa protein 6, chloroplastic-like: MASCAAQIHSLGLTRTGSSSRTPKRPNRRSSSLFFGEALDSRRLSFLKLRAKGPNTRRRSSVGPVRVVSEKVVGIDLGTTNSAVAAMEGGKPTIVTNAEGQRTTPSVVAYTKSGDRLVGQIAKRQAVVNPENTFFSVKRFIGRKMSEVDEEAKQVSYKVVRDENGNVKFECPAIGKQFAAEEISAQVLRKLVDDASKFLNDKVTKAVVTVPAYFNDSQRTATKDAGRIAGLEVLRIINEPTAASLAYGFEKKNNETILVFDLGGGTFDVSVLEVGDGVFEVLSTSGDTHLGGDDFDKRIVDWIASDFKRDEGIDLLKDKQALQRLTEAAEKAKIELSSLTQTNMSLPFITATADGPKHIEKTLTRVKFEELCSDLLDRLKTPVETALRDAKLTFKDLDEVILVGGSTRIPAVQELVRKTTGKEPNVTVNPDEVVALGAAVQAGVLAGDVSDIVLLDVTPLSLGLETLGGVMTKIIPRNTTLPTSKSEVFSTAADGQTSVEINVLQGEREFVRDNKSLGSFRLDGIPPAPRGVPQIEVKFDIDANGILSVTAVDKGTGKQQDITITGASTLPNDEVDRMVKEAEKFAKADKEKRDAIDTKNQADSVVYQTEKQLKELGDKVPGPVKEKVEAKLKELKDTISSGSTQAIKDAMAALNQEVMQLGQSLYSQPGAAGAGPAPGAGAGTSDSSSEKGLDGDVIDADFTDSK, translated from the exons ATGGCGTCCTGCGCGGCTCAAATCCACAGTCTGGGTCTAACTCGAACTGGGTCGTCTTCAAGAACCCCCAAGAGACCGAATCGCCGATCAAGTTCGTTGTTTTTTGGAGAGGCTCTCGATTCAAGAAGGCTCTCGTTCTTGAAGCTCAGGGCCAAAGGTCCGAATACAAGGAGGAGGAGCAGTGTGGGACCGGTGAGAGTGGTGAGTGAGAAAGTGGTGGGCATCGATTTGGGGACGACGAActcggcggtggcggcgatggAGGGAGGGAAGCCCACCATTGTGACCAACGCCGAGGGGCAGAGGACCACGCCTTCCGTTGTCGCGTACACGAAGAGCGGTGACCGGCTTGTCGGGCAGATAGCGAAGCGGCAGGCTGTGGTGAACCCGGAAAACACCTTCTTCTCGGTGAAGAGGTTCATCGGGAGGAAGATGTCCGAGGTGGATGAGGAGGCCAAGCAGGTTTCGTATAAGGTGGTAAGGGATGAGAATGGGAATGTCAAGTTCGAGTGCCCTGCTATTGGTAAGCAGTTCGCTGCTGAGGAGATTTCTGCTCAG GTACTGAGAAAGCTTGTGGATGATGCTTCCAAGTTCCTGAATGACAAAGTAACTAAAGCAGTGGTCACTGTTCCTGCTTACTTCAACGACTCGCAAAGGACTGCAACAAAGGATGCTGGACGTATCGCTGGCTTAGAAGTGCTCCGCATTATTAATGAACCCACTGCTGCATCACTGGCATATgggtttgaaaagaaaaacaatgagACCATTCTGGTGTTCGACCTTGGCGGTGGAACTTTTGATGTCTCAG TTCTTGAGGTTGGAGATGGAGTCTTCGAAGTGCTTTCAACATCTGGAGACACACATTTGGGTGGCGATGACTTTGACAAG AGAATTGTGGATTGGATAGCCTCAGACTTCAAGAGAGATGAAGGTATAGATCTTTTGAAGGACAAGCAAGCGCTTCAAAGGTTGACTGAGGCTGCTGAGAAAGCTAAAATCGAATTGTCATCTTTAACCCAGACGAACATGAG CTTGCCGTTTATTACTGCAACTGCAGATGGACCGAAGCACATTGAAAAGACACTGACAAGGGTCAAATTTGAGGAGTTGTGTTCGGACTTACTTGACAG GCTTAAAACACCAGTTGAAACTGCTTTAAGAGATGCTAAGCTCACCTTCAAGGATCTGGATGAGGTTATCCTTGTTGGAGGTTCGACACGTATTCCAGCCGTTCAGGAGCTTGTTCGGAAGACGACTGGGAAGGAACCCAATGTCACTGTCAACCCCGACGAGGTTGTTGCACTTGGAGCTGCTGTTCAG GCTGGTGTTTTGGCTGGAGATGTTAGCGACATTGTTCTTTTAGATGTGACACCACTATCTCTTGGTTTGGAGACACTAGGTGGTGTCATGACCAAGATCATTCCAAGGAACACGACTCTCCCGACTTCTAAATCAGAAGTTTTCTCTACTGCGGCTGATGGTCAAACTAGTGTTGAGATTAATGTCCTTCAAGGAGAGAGGGAGTTTGTTAGGGATAATAAATCCCTTGGCAGCTTCCGCCTTGACGGTATCCCGCCAGCACCTCGAGGTGTCCCTCAAATCGAGGTCAAGTTTGATATCGATGCCAACGGAATCCTTTCTGTTACTGCTGTGGATAAAGGAACGGGAAAGCAGCAAGACATTACTATTACTGGTGCCAGCACTTTGCCTAATGATGAG GTGGATAGGATGGTGAAGGAAGCGGAGAAGTTTGCGAAGGCGGACAAAGAGAAGAGGGATGCCATAGACACGAAGAACCAGGCGGACTCCGTGGTGTACCAGACCGAAAAGCAGCTCAAGGAGCTGGGAGATAAGGTCCCCGGCCCTGTGAAAGAGAAGGTTGAGGCCAAATTAAAGGAGCTGAAGGACACGATATCAAGTGGTTCGACCCAAGCCATAAAGGACGCGATGGCTGCACTTAACCAGGAGGTGATGCAGCTCGGTCAGTCCCTGTATAGCCAACCCGGTGCCGCCGGTGCAGGCCCAGCACCAGGCGCCGGAGCCGGGACTTCGGACTCCTCAAGCGAAAAGGGTCTGGATGGAGATGTCATCGATGCAGATTTCACCGATAGCAAGTGA
- the LOC115730297 gene encoding uncharacterized protein LOC115730297, with translation MKKLTTTQIDADMVLKYQVASEDLDALVSVRSDEDLKHMLDEYDRHESSGNPRLRAFLFPANPTVIESQTAFVEPQAQEQRYIDAINGIFRTVPNVKITPLHGNRTTFSISSACSSPKSPSPDSCRSIDGGTAHETITFNGQHHGRRLPMSRVHSSPSLCSLGNNAPPNNSLGNRQCVHQHHHYHYPNYHKQPHPGCYHTTRPPQDPHKGIGSERLQPALSMGRAEIGRSYLRQGLNPHHGSHRHHGASGGGHNNCGYYDECAGYASARFERADSLPPSPRRAYWDGSYYKGDLPN, from the coding sequence ATGAAGAAGCTGACGACTACCCAGATCGATGCGGACATGGTCCTCAAGTATCAGGTAGCATCCGAGGATCTCGACGCGCTCGTGTCGGTGAGATCGGACGAAGATCTCAAGCACATGCTCGATGAGTACGACCGTCACGAGAGCAGCGGAAACCCGAGGCTCCGCGCCTTCCTCTTCCCCGCCAATCCGACTGTGATCGAAAGCCAGACGGCTTTCGTGGAGCCGCAAGCGCAGGAGCAGCGCTACATCGACGCCATCAATGGCATCTTCCGGACGGTGCCCAATGTGAAGATCACCCCACTTCACGGGAACCGCACCACGTTCAGCATATCCTCCGCCTGCTCCTCGCCGAAATCACCGTCCCCAGACAGCTGCCGCTCGATCGACGGCGGCACGGCCCACGAGACTATCACGTTTAACGGACAACACCACGGGAGGCGGCTCCCGATGAGCAGGGTGCACAGCTCACCTAGCCTGTGCAGCCTCGGGAACAATGCCCCGCCGAACAACAGCCTCGGCAACCGCCAATGCGTTCACCAGCACCACCATTATCACTACCCGAACTACCACAAGCAACCCCATCCCGGCTGCTACCACACTACGAGACCGCCTCAAGACCCCCACAAAGGGATCGGGAGTGAGCGGCTCCAGCCGGCTTTGTCGATGGGGAGGGCCGAGATTGGTAGGAGCTATCTGAGGCAGGGATTGAACCCGCATCACGGGTCACATAGGCATCACGGGGCCAGCGGCGGAGGTCACAACAACTGCGGCTACTACGACGAGTGTGCGGGTTACGCAAGCGCAAGGTTCGAGCGGGCAGATAGTCTTCCACCTAGTCCGAGGAGGGCCTACTGGGACGGATCCTACTATAAAGGGGACCTGCCGAATTGA
- the LOC115730303 gene encoding uncharacterized protein LOC115730303, with the protein MNGFVPERSTPWNVYDGPHSSTSPPAELDTEAPWKSLGASINAISFGFVATAILVAMFLIMAIFEHLFRPTTPSPSSSSEEHHVGEVSPEAGQLQKLVNQDQPMMTTSNASDYTVLMPGEFHPTHIAQPSPLPCPREGICWPPHEI; encoded by the exons ATGAATGGATTCGTCCCGGAAAGATCGACACCCTGGAATGTGTACGATGGCCCCCACTCTAGCACTTCACCGCCAGCGGAACTCGACACCGAAGCTCCGTGGAAGAGCCTCGGAGCATCCATCAACGCAATCTCTTTTGGCTTCGTGGCCACAGCCATTCTGGTAGCGATGTTTCTCATCATGGCCATCTTCGAGCATCTATTCAGACCGACAACTCCCTCTCCGTCTTCATCATCTGAAGAACATCATGTGGGCGAGGTTTCACCGGAAGCCGGACAACTTCAGAAGCTTGTGAACCAAGACCAGCCCATG ATGACAACATCCAATGCTTCAGATTACACAGTATTAATGCCTGGAGAGTTCCACCCCACCCACATTGCCCAACCATCTCCTTTACCCTGTCCAAGAGAAGGCATTTGTTGGCCTCCCCATGAAATATAA
- the LOC115728856 gene encoding leucine-rich repeat receptor-like serine/threonine-protein kinase BAM3, translated as MRVQFIVLGFVLLCTIIPGSSSSVSDVDVLLSLKQGFESPESALSTWSSSNSSSVCLWSGIRCSRGRVASLELTALNLGGSVSPLVSRLNGLVKLSLAGNNFSGTIDIANLTSLKFLNISNNLFSGSLDWNYSSITNLEVFDAYDNNFTGLLPTGVPELKKIRYLSLGGNYFEGKIPESYGELAALQYLSLSGNGLTGKIPSMLGNLTELREIYLGYYNVFQGGIPREFGNLKNLVHMDLSQCGLDGVIPAELGNLKKLHTLYLQFNLLSGPIPKQVGNLTSLVNLDLSVNSLTGEIPSEVASLRKLKLVNLFLNNLHGSIPEFFADLPSLETLALWTNNFTGVIPEDLGRNGKLQDLDLSTNKLTGTIPRDLCSLNRLRILILFNNFLFGLIPEALGSCDSLVKVRLGQNYLNGSIPNGFIYLPQLKLMELQNNYLSGVMPENGNRSSKPAMLNELNLSNNLLSGPLPSSLLNFSNLQILLISGNQFSGLLPAFTGDLRQVVKLDLRQNFLSGEIPLDIGNCYHLTYLDISQNNLSGPIPLTISKIHILSYLNISRNHLNQSIPEKIGTMQSLTIADFSFNYFSGKIPESGQFALFNASSFVGNPGLCGSIIDIRCNLSTFTSTSSRSRFNFKLMFAVGLLICSLAFTTVAIIKARSFKRKAGAGSWKMTTFQKLEFSVQDVLECVKDGNEIGRGGAGIVYHGKMPDGTEIAVKKLLGFGTTSHDRGFRAEIQTLGNIRHRNIVRLLAFCSNKETNLLIYEYMKNGSLGEMLHGKKGAFLGWNSRYTIAVEAAKGMCYLHHDCSPPILHRDVKSNNILLNSSYEAHVADFGLAKFLADGGGSECMSAIAGSYGYIAPEYAYTLRVDEKSDVYSFGVVLLELLTGRRPVGDFGDGVDIVQWTKIATANWRREEATRVVDPRLSLVPREEAAHVFFVAMLCVQENSTERPTMREVVQMLAEFPRHTPQDHSSSSSSSSTTSSSAFAKNLTS; from the exons ATGAGGGTCCAATTCATTGTTCTGGGATTTGTACTTCTGTGCACTATAATCCCCGGTTCATCTTCTTCCGTTAGCGATGTCGATGTCCTACTCTCGCTGAAGCAAGGATTCGAGTCCCCTGAATCGGCTTTAAGCACTTGGAGTTCTTCAAACTCGAGCTCGGTTTGCTTATGGTCCGGGATTAGATGCTCGAGGGGACGCGTGGCTTCGCTCGAGCTGACGGCTTTGAATCTGGGCGGCTCCGTCTCTCCACTTGTTTCAAGGCTCAATGGCCTTGTCAAGCTCTCGCTTGCTGGGAACAATTTCAGTGGCACGATCGACATCGCGAACTTGACTAGTTTGAAGTTCCTGAACATCTCGAACAACTTGTTCAGTGGGAGCTTGGACTGGAACTACTCTAGTATCACGAATTTGGAAGTGTTCGATGCGTATGATAACAACTTCACGGGTTTATTGCCAACAGGTGTTCCTGAATTGAAGAAGATCAGGTACTTGAGCCTGGGAGGCAACTACTTTGAGGGGAAAATCCCAGAAAGCTATGGGGAATTAGCAGCTCTGCAGTATTTGTCGCTCTCGGGAAATGGGCTGACCGGGAAAATACCGAGCATGTTGGGAAATTTGACAGAGCTCAGAGAGATTTACTTGGGCTACTACAATGTCTTTCAGGGTGGCATTCCTAGAGAATTTGGCAATCTGAAAAATCTTGTTCACATGGATCTTTCCCAATGTGGATTGGACGGCGTGATACCGGCCGAGTTGGGGAATTTAAAGAAGCTACACACATTGTACCTACAATTTAATCTTCTCTCGGGTCCGATCCCAAAGCAAGTTGGCAACCTGACAAGCTTGGTGAATCTTGATCTCTCTGTCAATTCGCTCACCGGAGAGATCCCATCAGAGGTCGCAAGTCTCCGGAAGCTGAAACTTGTCAACCTCTTCTTAAACAATCTACACGGGTCGATTCCTGAGTTCTTTGCAGACCTCCCGAGCCTGGAAACTCTAGCCCTATGGACCAACAACTTCACTGGTGTGATTCCTGAGGATCTTGGCAGGAATGGGAAGCTTCAGGATCTCGATTTGTCCACCAACAAGCTCACTGGAACAATCCCTCGAGATTTGTGCTCACTAAACCGGCTCAGGATCTTGATCCTGTTCAACAATTTCCTCTTTGGGCTGATCCCAGAAGCTCTAGGCTCATGCGATAGCCTAGTTAAGGTGAGGTTGGGGCAGAACTACCTAAATGGAAGCATTCCGAACGGCTTCATTTACTTGCCTCAGCTCAAACTCATGGAATTGCAGAACAACTACCTGTCAGGAGTTATGCCAGAGAATGGCAACCGGTCGTCGAAGCCTGCAATGTTAAACGAGCTCAACTTATCAAACAATCTCCTTTCGGGTCCTCTACCGTCTTCGCTCTTGAACTTTTCTAACCTCCAAATACTACTCATCAGTGGGAATCAATTTTCAGGTTTGCTCCCGGCTTTTACAGGGGACTTGAGGCAGGTGGTGAAGCTCGACCTGAGGCAGAATTTCTTGTCAGGCGAGATTCCACTGGATATCGGGAACTGTTACCATCTCACTTACCTAGACATCAGCCAGAACAACCTCTCCGGTCCAATCCCACTCACCATCTCCAAAATTCATATCCTCAGTTACTTGAACATCTCTAGGAACCACTTAAACCAGAGCATACCCGAAAAGATTGGTACAATGCAGAGCCTCACGATCGCAGacttctctttcaactatttctCGGGTAAAATACCCGAATCTGGGCAATTTGCGTTGTTCAACGCCTCTTCCTTCGTGGGCAATCCAGGGCTTTGTGGTTCCATCATAGACATCAGATGCAATCTCTCGACATTCACAAGCACATCCTCCAGAAGTCGTTTCAATTTCAAGTTAATGTTCGCGGTCGGCCTATTAATATGTTCCCTAGCTTTCACCACGGTGGCCATAATCAAAGCCAGGTCATTTAAAAGAAAGGCCGGAGCTGGCTCATGGAAGATGACGACGTTTCAAAAGCTCGAGTTCTCGGTCCAAGATGTCCTGGAATGCGTCAAAGATGGCAATGAGATAGGGAGAGGTGGTGCTGGGATCGTCTACCACGGGAAAATGCCAGATGGCACCGAGATCGCCGTCAAGAAACTCCTAGGATTCGGCACGACTAGCCACGACCGTGGCTTCCGAGCGGAAATCCAAACGCTCGGCAACATCCGGCATAGGAACATCGTGAGGCTCCTGGCATTCTGCTCAAACAAAGAAACCAATCTCCTCATCTACGAGTACATGAAGAACGGGAGCCTAGGCGAGATGCTGCACGGGAAGAAAGGCGCGTTCCTCGGATGGAACTCAAGGTACACGATCGCGGTCGAAGCCGCCAAAGGCATGTGCTACCTGCACCACGACTGCAGCCCGCCGATCCTTCACCGAGACGTGAAGTCGAACAACATTCTGCTGAACTCGAGCTACGAGGCGCATGTCGCCGACTTCGGGCTGGCCAAGTTCTTGGCGGACGGCGGAGGGTCGGAGTGCATGTCGGCAATCGCGGGGTCCTATGGCTACATTGCCCCCG AGTACGCCTACACCTTGCGGGTGGACGAGAAGAGCGACGTGTACAGCTTCGGGGTCGTGCTCCTGGAGCTCCTGACGGGCCGGCGGCCCGTGGGCGACTTCGGGGACGGGGTGGACATCGTCCAGTGGACGAAGATCGCCACGGCCAACTGGCGGAGAGAGGAGGCGACCCGCGTGGTGGACCCACGGCTGAGCCTCGTGCCGAGGGAGGAGGCCGCGCACGTGTTCTTCGTCGCCATGCTGTGCGTCCAGGAGAACAGCACCGAGCGTCCCACGATGAGGGAGGTGGTTCAAATGCTCGCGGAGTTCCCTCGTCACACGCCGCAAGatcactcctcctcctcatcctcctcttcgACCACTTCTTCTTCGGCCTTTGCCAAGAACTTGACGAGCTAA